TACGACCAGGTGTACCGCGAGCTCCTTGTTTACATGATTCAGGACCCGCGCACCATCCAGCGGGCCACCTACCTCCTGTGGATAGCCCACGACCTGGAGCGTATAGCGGACCGGGCCACGAACATCGCCGAGCGGGTGGTGTTCACCGTCACGGGTAAGATGGACGAGGTAGGCGTCTCCAAGTATTAGGCCTCCTGTTGAGAAAAAGCAGACGCCCCGTTCCGGACAAACGGGGCGTTTTGTTGTGTGACGGTTCCCGTCGCCTACGCCGGCTTCACTCCGGCGGCGATGACCGCCTCAGCGGCCAGCCGAAACCTTCCGCCAACAAGGTACTGCTCCGCCTCTGACAGGACGCCCTGCCGGACCGCCTCGCGGACGGCGGGCTGCGCCTGCTGGAGCAGAGCGTGGAGGCGCGGGCTGATGCTCCTGGCGGCGTCCCAGATGCCGTCGCGGTTGCTGAACTCCGCCACGTGCCGTTCCCGGCGGCTCTCCACGTCCCGCAGGCCCGCTCCGGCCAGGGCGCTTTCCAGCGCCTTGGGTGCGCTGTATGCAAATGGCGAGGCGCCCGCGGATGACACGTCGCCGGGGACGTGTTGCGTGATGGCGCGCTCAACCATGTGGACCAGCGCCACCCGCTCCGGCGCGCTCCACGTGGAGACCACGAGCCGTCCGCCGCGCTTGAGCACCCGCGCCATCTCCCGAAGGGCGCGACCCGGCGCGGGAAACTCCGCCAGGCTCATGCCGCACAGCACCACGTCAAAGGAGGCGTCCGGCAGGGACAGACTGGTGGCGTCCATCTCCTGGAACTCAAGGTGGGCAGCGCCCAGGCCGCGCGCCGCGCGGCGCGCCACGTCCAGCATGCCCGTGGAGCGGTCCACGCCCAGCACGTAGCCGGTGGCGCCTACCTGGCGGGCCGCCCGCCGGGCCGCCGCTCCTGTCCCCGTCGCTACGTCCAGCACCCGCAGGCCGGGCCGAAGCTGCGCCATCTCAAGCAGCGGCGTCACGAAATGTCCCGTGGTCCTGTCCAGGTGCTGCTCGTAGGATTCAGCCAGCGGATTGTAGTCCAGTCTGGGGGCCGCCTGCTGCTCCGCTGGAAGGATGATCTCCTGCGCGGGGCGCTCCTTCTTCGGCTGCAGCCAGGCGTTCAGCAGGCTGGCCAGCGCGGGCGATAGCGCGTCCGCGGGCAGGGCCTGGGGCGCCACGCGACTCTGGAGCGGAAGGCCGTTCGCAACGGCCACCAGGACGGCGGAGGCCGTCGCCACGTCCAGGCGGGGGTCAACCACTCCCTGCTCCTGGCCGCGGCGG
This window of the Dehalococcoidia bacterium genome carries:
- a CDS encoding methyltransferase domain-containing protein, whose translation is MTTTGRRPRSQAQATRARLLDASFRIFARDGYEKATVDDIVREAGYSKGAFYVHFQTKEEVFLALLEAHGAALSPGTSGQNTPVQESSQTIFQSLLDVAQREPGWSLLLYEFCAHAARNPAIAERLARLFEGWRQSAAAALRRGQEQGVVDPRLDVATASAVLVAVANGLPLQSRVAPQALPADALSPALASLLNAWLQPKKERPAQEIILPAEQQAAPRLDYNPLAESYEQHLDRTTGHFVTPLLEMAQLRPGLRVLDVATGTGAAARRAARQVGATGYVLGVDRSTGMLDVARRAARGLGAAHLEFQEMDATSLSLPDASFDVVLCGMSLAEFPAPGRALREMARVLKRGGRLVVSTWSAPERVALVHMVERAITQHVPGDVSSAGASPFAYSAPKALESALAGAGLRDVESRRERHVAEFSNRDGIWDAARSISPRLHALLQQAQPAVREAVRQGVLSEAEQYLVGGRFRLAAEAVIAAGVKPA